One stretch of Pomacea canaliculata isolate SZHN2017 linkage group LG11, ASM307304v1, whole genome shotgun sequence DNA includes these proteins:
- the LOC112576265 gene encoding probable RING finger protein 207 homolog isoform X1, translated as MAEPHERECAVCTEELTTPKILPCGHLLCRECVISWMDSKPDAGCPLCRCPIVEQSDGSSSDTVDALPTDFVMEALVESARVLSKDHLCCVCEDVRADFICLQCQDMLCTACTKAHRKLSMSRSHDVESISTVTPERLAASRPALCADHGDKQADSFCFCHRLVVCKSCKVQKHSGCLKVSDFDFEIHSAENSLTHLTKILVEAEQKLEQAIGQVTSRLQEVDVSEQEDMAQVDKTCDRLHKLVEDFRDKVKDKTRVSHLQIRNSLRDVKTALSNRVGKVTSHKLIVTRAVAVSPRPALIHMTQALTDRVNSLDLSADLKQVVWEIPLSSAEWSQEVVGRIKNELLKLEHLRTKFKKKSSFSSCSFKVEKTDKQIKFDPQPPVFVFHDNCGKNIRLTNGNRTAEKIELNTIGDWVVVSRDPMLANVLYEVRVDAVTDGYTELALGVTTISPAGLTVTTWSTDLQDSVIIMPGWVLYQQKHMAIPLTKELGRLKVGSRVGVLVTSCNDLHLYINGQDQGVAAKIATQPWFAVFSISSSVVKVRDTGYHKHHSQSYRQTLTLTEENKHRSVGVSVPSGIYFYFISFICCCNTYFL; from the exons ATGGCTGAGCCacacgaaagagagtgtgctgtgtgcacAGAAGAACtcaccacaccaaagattctaccctgtggtcatctcctgtgtcgagaatgtgtcatttcctggatggattcCAAACCTGATGCCGGGTGTCcgctgtgtagatgtcctatagtagagcagtcagatggaagttcgtctgacactgttgacgccctgccgacagactttgtgatggaagcgctggtggagagcgctcgtgtgctgagtaaagatcacctttgttgtgtgtgtgaggacgtcagggcggacttcatctgtCTGCAGTGTCAGGACATGTTGTGTACAGCGTGTACAAAGGCTCACAGAAAACTTTCGATGagccgcagtcacgatgtggagagtatcagcactgtgacacctgaacgtctggctgccagccgccctgcactgtgtgctgaccacggtgACAAACAGGCGGACAGCTTTTGCTTCTGTCACCGACTCGTTGTCTGCAAATCCTGTAAGGTTCAGAAACACAGTGGATGTTTAAAAGTAAgcgattttgattttgaaatacaTTCAGCTGAAAACTCACTTACCCACCTAACAAAGATTCTGGTAGAAGCGGAGCAGAAGCTAGAGCAGGCTATAGGTCAGGTGACGTCACGTctacaggaagttgatgtcagcgaacaagaagacatggcgcaAGTAGACAAGACATGTGACCGTCTTCACAAGCTGGTGGAAGATTTTCGTGACAAGGTAAAGGACAAGACTCGTGTATCACATCTTCAAATCAGGAATTCATTACGTGACGTCAAGACTGCCCTTAGCAACCGTGTAgggaaggtgacgtcacacaaactcATTGTGACGCGAGCGGTGGCAGTGTCACCACGTCCTGCactgatacacatgacacaggctctgacagacagggtcaacagccttgacctcagcgCTGACTTGAAACAAGTGGTGTGGGAGATACCCTTGTCAAGTGCAGAATGGAGTCAAGAAGTTGTGGGTCGGATAAAAAACGAGCTCCTGAAATTGGAGCATCTGAGgactaagtttaaaaaaaag AGTTCCTTCTCAAGCTGCTCGTTTAAAGTGGAAAAGACTGATAAGCAAATCAAG tttgacCCTCAGCCACCAGTCTTTGTGTTCCATGACAACTGCGGAAAGAACATTCGTCTGACGAACGGTAACAGGACCGCGGAGAAGATAGAGCTGAATACTATCGGTGACTGGgtggtcgtgtcacgtgaccctatgttagcgaacgtcttgtatgaa GTCAGAGTGGACGCAGTAACAGATGGGTACACCGAGCTAGCACTGGGTGTGACAACAATTTCTCCTGCAGGCCTTACTGTGACAACATGGTCTACTGACCTGCAAGACTCCGTAATCATCATGCCAGGTTGGGTCTTGTACCAGCAAAAACAT ATGGCGATACCGCTCACAAAAGAACTCGGGAGACTTAAAGTCGGGAGTCGAGTCGGGGTACTGGTGACCTCATGCAACGACCTTCACCTCTACATCAACGGACAGGACCAGGGTGTTGCAGCAAAAATTGCTACACAACCCTGGTTTGCTGTATTTAGTATTAGCAGTTCAGTTGTTAAGGTAAGAGACACAGGTTATCACAAACACCACAGTCAGTCATACAGgcagacactgacactgacagaagaaaacaaacatagatCAGTGGGTGTCTCAGTGCCCAgtggaatttatttttacttcattaGCTTCATTTGCTGTTGTAatacttattttctttga
- the LOC112576265 gene encoding E3 ubiquitin-protein ligase TRIM33-like isoform X2, which produces MAEPHERECAVCTEELTTPKILPCGHLLCRECVISWMDSKPDAGCPLCRCPIVEQSDGSSSDTVDALPTDFVMEALVESARVLSKDHLCCVCEDVRADFICLQCQDMLCTACTKAHRKLSMSRSHDVESISTVTPERLAASRPALCADHGDKQADSFCFCHRLVVCKSCKVQKHSGCLKVSDFDFEIHSAENSLTHLTKILVEAEQKLEQAIGQVTSRLQEVDVSEQEDMAQVDKTCDRLHKLVEDFRDKVKDKTRVSHLQIRNSLRDVKTALSNRVGKVTSHKLIVTRAVAVSPRPALIHMTQALTDRVNSLDLSADLKQVVWEIPLSSAEWSQEVVGRIKNELLKLEHLRTKFKKKSSFSSCSFKVEKTDKQIKFDPQPPVFVFHDNCGKNIRLTNGNRTAEKIELNTIGDWVVVSRDPMLANVLYEVRVDAVTDGYTELALGVTTISPAGLTVTTWSTDLQDSVIIMPGWVLYQQKHMAIPLTKELGRLKVGSRVGVLVTSCNDLHLYINGQDQGVAAKIATQPWFAVFSISSSVVKVTALRTSWRT; this is translated from the exons ATGGCTGAGCCacacgaaagagagtgtgctgtgtgcacAGAAGAACtcaccacaccaaagattctaccctgtggtcatctcctgtgtcgagaatgtgtcatttcctggatggattcCAAACCTGATGCCGGGTGTCcgctgtgtagatgtcctatagtagagcagtcagatggaagttcgtctgacactgttgacgccctgccgacagactttgtgatggaagcgctggtggagagcgctcgtgtgctgagtaaagatcacctttgttgtgtgtgtgaggacgtcagggcggacttcatctgtCTGCAGTGTCAGGACATGTTGTGTACAGCGTGTACAAAGGCTCACAGAAAACTTTCGATGagccgcagtcacgatgtggagagtatcagcactgtgacacctgaacgtctggctgccagccgccctgcactgtgtgctgaccacggtgACAAACAGGCGGACAGCTTTTGCTTCTGTCACCGACTCGTTGTCTGCAAATCCTGTAAGGTTCAGAAACACAGTGGATGTTTAAAAGTAAgcgattttgattttgaaatacaTTCAGCTGAAAACTCACTTACCCACCTAACAAAGATTCTGGTAGAAGCGGAGCAGAAGCTAGAGCAGGCTATAGGTCAGGTGACGTCACGTctacaggaagttgatgtcagcgaacaagaagacatggcgcaAGTAGACAAGACATGTGACCGTCTTCACAAGCTGGTGGAAGATTTTCGTGACAAGGTAAAGGACAAGACTCGTGTATCACATCTTCAAATCAGGAATTCATTACGTGACGTCAAGACTGCCCTTAGCAACCGTGTAgggaaggtgacgtcacacaaactcATTGTGACGCGAGCGGTGGCAGTGTCACCACGTCCTGCactgatacacatgacacaggctctgacagacagggtcaacagccttgacctcagcgCTGACTTGAAACAAGTGGTGTGGGAGATACCCTTGTCAAGTGCAGAATGGAGTCAAGAAGTTGTGGGTCGGATAAAAAACGAGCTCCTGAAATTGGAGCATCTGAGgactaagtttaaaaaaaag AGTTCCTTCTCAAGCTGCTCGTTTAAAGTGGAAAAGACTGATAAGCAAATCAAG tttgacCCTCAGCCACCAGTCTTTGTGTTCCATGACAACTGCGGAAAGAACATTCGTCTGACGAACGGTAACAGGACCGCGGAGAAGATAGAGCTGAATACTATCGGTGACTGGgtggtcgtgtcacgtgaccctatgttagcgaacgtcttgtatgaa GTCAGAGTGGACGCAGTAACAGATGGGTACACCGAGCTAGCACTGGGTGTGACAACAATTTCTCCTGCAGGCCTTACTGTGACAACATGGTCTACTGACCTGCAAGACTCCGTAATCATCATGCCAGGTTGGGTCTTGTACCAGCAAAAACAT ATGGCGATACCGCTCACAAAAGAACTCGGGAGACTTAAAGTCGGGAGTCGAGTCGGGGTACTGGTGACCTCATGCAACGACCTTCACCTCTACATCAACGGACAGGACCAGGGTGTTGCAGCAAAAATTGCTACACAACCCTGGTTTGCTGTATTTAGTATTAGCAGTTCAGTTGTTAAG
- the LOC112576295 gene encoding E3 ubiquitin-protein ligase TRIM33-like, giving the protein MAEPDERECAVCTNDFTIPKILPCGHHLCRECVISWMDSKSAAGCPLCRCPIAQQSDGSSSATVDALPTDFVMEALVESARVLSKDHLCCVCEDVRADFICMQCQDMLCSACANVHKKLSVSRSHDVESVSTVTPERLAASRPALCADHGDKQAEFFCREHRLAVCSACRSHKHKVCRETNYLEDEKELAQNSLNDLRKILVEAEQKLEQAIGQVTSCLQEVDVSEQEDMAQVDKSCDRLQKLVEDFCNKLKENTRTSHLKIRNSLREVKTNFSNRLGKVTSHKHILTRATAVSPRPALIHMTQTLTDRVIGLDLSAELHQEVWVKPLSSVEWCQEVAGRIENELVKFSQQNTESEPAAFVFHENCGTNIRLKNFKMTAKKIEPYTLGNGQVVSRDAMSTNVLYEV; this is encoded by the exons ATGGCTGAGCCAGACGAAAGAGAGTGTGCCGTGTGTACGAATGACTTTACCAttccaaagattctaccctgtggtcatcacctgtgtcgagaatgtgtcatttcctggatggattcGAAATCTGCAGCTGGATGTCCTCTGTGTCGATGTCCTATAGCACagcagtcagatggaagttcgtccgccactgttgacgccctgccgacagactttgtgatggaagcgctggtggagagcgctcgtgtactgagtaaagatcacctttgttgtgtgtgtgaggacgtcagggcggacttcatctgtatgcagtgtcaggACATGTTGTGTTCAGCGTGTGCCAATGTTCATAAGAAGCTCTCAGTAagccgcagtcacgatgtggagagtgtcagcactgtgacacctgaacgtctggctgccagccgccctgcactgtgtgctgaccacggcgacaaacaggcgGAGTTCTTCTGCCGCGAGCACCGCCTCGCTGTCTGCTCAGCCTGTAGgtctcacaaacacaaagtatgtcGAGAAACAAACTATcttgaagatgaaaaagaattaGCCCAAAATTCACTGAACGACCTAAGAAAGATTCTTGTAGAAGCGGAGCAGAAGCTAGAGCAGGCTATAGGTCAGGTGACGTCATGTctacaggaagttgatgtcagcgaacaagaagacatggcgcaGGTAGACAAGTCATGTGATCGTCTTCAGAAGCTGGTGGAAGATTTTTGTAACAAGTTAAAGGAAAACACTCGCACGTCACATCTCAAAATCAGGAATTCATTACGTGAAGTGAAGACTAACTTTAGCAACCGTCTCgggaaggtgacgtcacacaaacacattttgacGCGAGCCACGGCGGTGTCACCACGTCCTGCactgatacacatgacacagactctgacagacagggtcatcGGCCTTGACCTTAGCGCTGAACTGCACCAAGAGGTGTGGGTAAAACCCTTGTCAAGTGTAGAATGGTGTCAAGAAGTTGCGGGTCGGATAGAAAACGAACTCGTGAAGTTCAGTCAACAGAACACAGAGTCAGAG CCAGCAGCCTTTGTGTTCCATGAAAACTGCGGAACCAACATCCGTCTGAAGAACTTTAAGATGACCGCCAAGAAAATTGAGCCGTATACATTGGGCAACGGGCAGGTTGTGTCTCGTGACGCTATGTCGACgaacgtcttgtatgaagtatga